In a genomic window of Epinephelus fuscoguttatus linkage group LG23, E.fuscoguttatus.final_Chr_v1:
- the LOC125884273 gene encoding protein NLRC3-like, protein MKQEVKPLNRIYTELYITEGQSEEVNTQHEVKQLERASKMKTLHETPIKCQHIFKALPEQQKHIRVVLTNGVAGIGKTFTVQKFTLDWAEGLENQDVSVVILLSFRELNLIRDEKLSLLTLLRVFHPTLQKVTAEELAVCKVLFIFDGLDESRLSLDFHNNEVVTDVTQKSSVNVLLTNLIKGKLLPSALVWITSRPAAANQIPPACVARVTEVRGFTDAQKEEYFRRRVSDEERSSRIISHMKTSRSLHIMCLIPVFCWITATVLDHMLTTEQRGELPKTLTDLYSHFLLVQTKRKKHKYDEGHETSPQELTEADRDVLLKLGRLAFEHLEKGNIMFYQEDLERCGLDVTEASVYSGVCTEIFKRECVIFQKTVYCFVHLSVQEFLAAVYLFHCFTNRNTKVLEDFLGTDKDNYRSLDVFLQRAMKKSLQSKNGHLDLFVRFLHGLSLESNQRLLGGLLGRTDNSPEIIQRAINNLKKMNTNKISPDRSINIFHCLLEMNDLSVHQEIQEFLKSENRSKKELSEIHCSALAYMLQMSEEVLDELDLKKYNTSHAGRRRLIPAVRNCRKARFTWCGLSETHCEVVASALKSNPSHLRELDLSGNNLKDSGVKQLCAGLESPNCRLETLRLWWCGLSEISCVYLASALKSNPSHLRELDLSQNKLQDSDVKLLCELKESPHCELETLRK, encoded by the exons atgaaacaggaagtgaaacctcTCAACAGGATCTACACTgagctctacatcacagagggacagagtgaaGAGGTTAATACCCAACATGAGGTGAAGCAGCTTGAGAGAGCTTCTAAGATGAAGACCCTCCATGAAACTCCAATCAAGTGTCAGCACATCTTTAAAGCCTTACCtgagcaacagaaacacatcagagtGGTTCTGACCAACGGCGTCGCTGGCATTGGAAAAAccttcacagtgcagaagttcactctggactggGCCGAGGGTttggaaaaccaagatgtcAGTGTGGTGATTCTGCTTTCGTTCAGGGAGCTGAACTTGATCAGAGATGAGAAGTTGAGTCTTCTCACTCTGCTCCGTGTTTTCCATCCAACATTACAGAAGGTCACAGCAGAGGAGCTCGCTGTCTGTAAAGTTCTGTTCATCTTTGATGGCCTGGATGAAAGCAGACTGTCTCTGGATTTCCACAACAATGAGGTTgtgactgatgtcacacagaagTCATCAGTCAACGTGCTGTTGACAAACCTCATCAAGGGGAAGCTGCTTCCCTCGGCTCTGGTCTGGATAACTTCccgacctgcagcagccaatcagatccctcCTGCTTGTGTTGCCAGGGTAACAGAAGTACGAGGCTTCACTGACGCCCAGAAGGAGGAGTACTTCAGGAGGagagtcagtgatgaagagcggtccagcagaatcatctcacacatgaagacatccaggagcctccacatcatgtgtctaatcccagtcttctgctggatcactgctacagttctggaTCACATGTTGactacagagcagagaggagagctgcccaagaccctgactgacctgtactcacacttcctgctggttcagacaaagaggaagaagcacAAGTATGATGAGGGACATGAGACCAGTCCACAGGAGCTGACGGAGGCTGACAGGGACGTTCTTCTGAAGCTGGGGAGGCTGGCGTTTGAACATCTGGAGAAAGGAAACATCATGTTCTACCAAGAAGACCTGGAGCGCTGTGGTCTTGATGTCACAGAGGCCTCGGTGTACTCAGGAGTTTGTACAGAGATCTTCAAAAGAGAGTGTGTGATCTTCCAGAAAACAGTCTACTGCTTCGTTCATCTGAGCgttcaggagtttctggctgCAGTCTACCTGTTCCACTGTTTCACCAACAGGAACACAAAGGTACTGGAGGACTTCCTGGGGACAGACAAGGATAATTACAGATCCCTGGATGTCTTCTTACAGAGAGCCATGAAGAAATCCCTTCAAAGTAAAAATGGTCACCTGGATCTGTTTGTCCGCTTCCTTCATGGCCTCTCTCTGGAGTCCAACCAGAGACTGTTAGGAGGCCTTTTGGGTCGGACAGACAACAGTCCAGAAATCATCCAGAGAGCCATCAACAACCTGAAGAAGATGAACACAAACAAGATCTCTCCTGACAGAAGCATCAACATCttccactgtctgctggagatGAACGACCTCTCAGTACATCAGGAGATCCAAGAGTTCCTGAAGTCAGAGAACAGATCAAAGAAAGAACTCTCAGAGATCCACTGCTCAGCTCTGGCCTACATGCTGCAGATGTCAGAGGAGGTTCTGGATGAGTTGGACCTGAAGAAATACAACACATCACACGCAGGACGACGGAGACTGATTCCAGCTGTGAGGAACTGCAGAAAGGCTCG ATTTACTTGGTGTGGACTCTCAGAGACTCACTGTGAAGTcgtggcctcagctctgaagtccaacccctcccatctgagagagctggacctgagtggAAACAACCTgaaggattcaggagtgaagcagctgtgtgctgGACTGGAGAGTCCAAACTGtagactggagactctgag acTGTGGTGGTGCGgtttgtcagagatcagctgtgtttatctggcctcagctctgaagtccaacccctcccatctgagagagctggacctgagtcaaaacaagctgcaggattcagatgtgaagctgctgtgtgagctgaaggagagtccacactgtgaactgga